The following proteins come from a genomic window of Galactobacillus timonensis:
- a CDS encoding V0D/AC39 family V-type ATPase subunit → MSSDMAMAVKARAMFGARMKEADYNALMQKKSVPEVAAALKRGPVFSEILSGVNEKAVHTGQLEALIRMDVYRRLQKLLRYSEGDYGKFIYAAVETEEIDLILSSIRWFTQKDAEARSAMIADMPIYISHYLCFDVKKLPEVTNFDDLIKVLKGTRYERIVRKYETKDFSQINYIGLEHELMQNYYETVMDVVSGYGRAGIDMMAIVKARVELDNIAMIYRLKKYFRAAPDQIRPMITHTTYLFNDREMEDLISSSTADQVIEKMQKKYHRYVKNVKFSSIEHYTGMIRYHMNYHFLENSTEPKLVLLSYLLLSRIEIQNVVNIIEGVSYGIGADHMKPMLVY, encoded by the coding sequence ATGAGCTCAGATATGGCAATGGCCGTCAAGGCCAGGGCAATGTTCGGAGCACGCATGAAGGAAGCGGATTATAACGCTCTCATGCAGAAAAAGAGTGTGCCGGAAGTTGCGGCTGCTCTCAAGCGCGGTCCCGTCTTTTCCGAAATACTTTCGGGCGTCAATGAGAAAGCGGTCCATACGGGACAGCTGGAAGCCCTGATACGGATGGATGTCTACCGCCGGCTGCAGAAACTGCTGCGATACAGTGAGGGTGATTACGGAAAGTTCATCTATGCCGCAGTTGAGACGGAAGAAATCGATCTGATTCTCAGCAGTATCCGCTGGTTCACCCAGAAGGATGCGGAGGCGCGCAGTGCGATGATTGCGGACATGCCGATTTATATCAGTCATTACCTTTGTTTCGATGTAAAGAAACTTCCCGAAGTGACAAACTTCGATGATCTGATCAAGGTTCTCAAGGGGACCCGGTACGAGAGGATTGTGCGGAAGTACGAGACGAAAGATTTTTCCCAGATCAACTACATCGGCCTCGAACATGAGCTGATGCAGAACTACTACGAAACGGTCATGGACGTGGTTTCCGGTTATGGGCGTGCGGGCATCGATATGATGGCGATCGTCAAGGCACGGGTCGAACTGGATAACATTGCCATGATCTACCGTCTGAAGAAGTACTTCCGGGCGGCTCCGGACCAGATTCGGCCGATGATTACGCATACGACCTATCTGTTCAATGATCGGGAAATGGAAGATCTGATCAGTTCGAGCACGGCTGACCAGGTCATTGAAAAAATGCAGAAGAAATACCACCGGTATGTGAAAAATGTGAAGTTTTCCAGCATCGAACACTATACCGGCATGATCCGCTATCACATGAATTATCACTTTCTGGAAAACAGCACGGAGCCAAAGCTGGTTCTGCTGAGCTATCTGTTATTGTCGCGGATTGAAATCCAGAATGTGGTGAACATCATTGAAGGCGTGTCATACGGCATCGGCGCCGATCATATGAAACCGATGCTGGTTTATTAG
- a CDS encoding V-type ATP synthase subunit F produces the protein MKAYVISDSADTVTGMRLAGFEGEVISSRDAVLKRLNELIQDQDIAMILMTTGVISLCSDVVSDYKMNLAKPLIVEIPDRDGNGGIGEAINRSISAAIGIKL, from the coding sequence ATGAAGGCTTACGTCATCAGTGACAGTGCAGATACCGTGACCGGCATGCGGCTTGCCGGTTTCGAGGGAGAAGTCATTTCGAGTCGGGATGCGGTTTTGAAGCGGCTCAATGAGCTGATTCAGGACCAGGACATTGCGATGATTCTGATGACGACCGGAGTGATCTCCTTATGCAGCGATGTGGTATCGGATTACAAGATGAATCTCGCAAAGCCGCTGATTGTAGAGATTCCGGACCGCGACGGCAACGGCGGCATCGGTGAAGCGATCAACCGCAGTATCAGTGCCGCGATTGGTATCAAGTTGTAG
- a CDS encoding ParA family protein gives MGKIIAVANQKGGVGKTTTSINLSAGLAYAGKHVLLVDFDPQGNASNGIGATGARGYSPQHTVYQVLMGDDSVQNDKVTLDMPPLDVLPATIDLSGADVEMVSSDYQVGREHLLKQKLDAVRDQYDFIIIDCPPSLGLLNTNALTAADSVMIPVQCEYFALEGLTQLLSTIRLVQKLWNPQLNIEGVLLTMFDVRTKLSVEVQQEVRKYFKEKVYRCIIPRNVRLSEAPSRGQSIFEYDTRSEGAKAYAALVKEVLTQNEKGGN, from the coding sequence ATGGGCAAGATCATCGCTGTTGCCAACCAGAAGGGCGGCGTTGGAAAAACGACTACGAGCATCAATCTGTCTGCCGGCCTGGCCTATGCCGGAAAGCACGTCCTGCTGGTTGATTTCGATCCGCAGGGCAATGCGTCCAACGGCATCGGAGCCACCGGTGCACGCGGCTATTCGCCGCAGCATACGGTGTACCAGGTGCTGATGGGGGATGATTCGGTACAGAATGATAAAGTGACACTCGATATGCCGCCGCTGGATGTTCTGCCGGCGACGATTGATCTTTCGGGGGCGGATGTGGAGATGGTTTCTTCGGATTATCAGGTTGGCCGTGAACATCTTCTGAAGCAGAAGCTGGATGCCGTCAGGGATCAGTATGATTTCATCATCATTGACTGTCCGCCTTCGCTGGGGCTTCTCAATACGAATGCACTGACGGCGGCGGATTCGGTCATGATTCCGGTGCAGTGTGAGTACTTTGCGCTGGAAGGTCTGACCCAGCTGCTTTCAACGATCCGTCTGGTGCAGAAGCTCTGGAATCCGCAGTTGAATATCGAGGGGGTTCTGTTGACGATGTTCGATGTGCGTACGAAGCTGTCGGTCGAAGTGCAGCAGGAAGTGCGCAAGTACTTTAAGGAAAAGGTATATCGTTGCATTATTCCGCGGAATGTCCGTCTTTCCGAGGCGCCTTCCCGCGGCCAGAGCATTTTTGAATACGATACACGCTCCGAAGGTGCCAAGGCGTATGCGGCACTGGTCAAAGAAGTGTTGACGCAGAACGAAAAGGGAGGCAATTGA
- a CDS encoding V-type ATP synthase subunit I — MAIVPMKFVSACTDREHLDEMLLRARSCGLLHPVSASEIVTEDNGGKLLNEDNPYSGYRQTIRNLAHSIGCDLKEKGTPSKTYTKEEIEAFISEITEKFGITTDSNEVLLTPDDEAALKELSKCGFERIHACRYLNFGFGRLPVDSFQKLSMYGQEYFVHHRCHATDQYIWMVYVTSDSYAQKVKKIFQELYFEPIDIPSVDVHRLMEDYRDRINDVYAYCNREDEICSMYPDVAVLDEKMILSGFIQADEADAFKNVFVDLPVDFRFKEPSEMPQCKCPTVLKNNWFARPFELFVEMYSLPQYGDFDPTFFMALTYCLLFGIMFGDMGQGLVLMAIGFAFEKKGKLFGIIGRVGITSTVFGFLFGSLFGYEDALNPIHQKLFHVREKLFDVMANSNTMFLLIGAIAIGAVLIMITQLINITNNMKKKKYGEVLFSQNGVAGLVFYGSIMFAVVYDKLVGVNIAKNPLYIAICFVLPVLCFIMKEPFSNAVEHRTVKPKEGWGGYVTQSIFEMIEILLSFVTNSMSYLRVGGFVLSHAGMMLVVMTLVKMTGGAGPVVLIIGNAFVMILEGLIVGIQTLRLEYYEMFSRYYTGGGVRFKALQAD, encoded by the coding sequence ATGGCAATTGTACCTATGAAATTCGTCAGTGCCTGCACGGACCGGGAACATCTCGATGAGATGCTGCTGAGGGCAAGAAGCTGCGGCCTTCTTCATCCGGTCAGCGCGTCAGAAATCGTGACGGAAGACAATGGCGGCAAGCTGCTCAACGAGGACAATCCCTATTCCGGCTACCGGCAGACAATCCGCAATCTTGCGCATTCGATCGGCTGCGACCTGAAAGAAAAGGGCACCCCTTCAAAGACCTATACAAAGGAAGAGATTGAAGCCTTCATCAGCGAGATCACTGAAAAGTTCGGCATCACGACGGATTCAAACGAAGTGCTGCTGACACCGGATGATGAGGCGGCTCTCAAGGAACTGAGCAAATGCGGCTTCGAGCGGATTCACGCCTGCCGCTATCTGAACTTCGGCTTCGGCCGTCTGCCGGTCGACAGCTTCCAGAAGCTGTCCATGTACGGCCAGGAGTACTTCGTTCATCACCGCTGCCATGCGACGGACCAGTATATCTGGATGGTGTACGTAACTTCCGATTCCTATGCGCAGAAGGTAAAGAAGATCTTCCAGGAGCTGTACTTTGAGCCGATTGATATTCCGTCGGTGGATGTGCATCGTCTGATGGAAGACTACCGGGACAGGATCAACGATGTCTATGCCTATTGCAACCGTGAGGATGAGATCTGCTCCATGTACCCGGATGTGGCGGTACTGGATGAAAAGATGATCCTCTCCGGATTCATTCAGGCGGATGAGGCGGATGCCTTCAAGAACGTGTTTGTGGATCTTCCGGTCGACTTCCGTTTCAAGGAGCCGTCGGAAATGCCGCAGTGCAAGTGTCCTACGGTATTGAAGAACAACTGGTTCGCAAGACCGTTTGAGCTGTTTGTTGAGATGTATTCGCTGCCGCAGTATGGTGACTTTGATCCGACCTTCTTCATGGCGCTGACGTACTGTCTGCTGTTTGGCATCATGTTCGGCGATATGGGTCAGGGTCTGGTATTGATGGCCATCGGCTTCGCCTTCGAAAAGAAGGGCAAGCTGTTCGGCATCATCGGCCGCGTCGGCATTACTTCGACGGTCTTCGGATTCCTGTTCGGTTCTCTGTTCGGCTATGAGGATGCGCTGAATCCGATCCATCAGAAGCTGTTCCATGTGCGGGAAAAGCTGTTTGATGTCATGGCGAACTCGAATACGATGTTCCTGCTGATCGGTGCGATTGCGATCGGCGCTGTGCTGATCATGATCACGCAGCTCATCAACATCACCAACAACATGAAGAAAAAGAAATACGGCGAAGTTCTGTTTTCGCAGAACGGTGTCGCGGGACTGGTGTTCTACGGTTCGATCATGTTTGCGGTCGTTTACGATAAGCTCGTTGGCGTGAACATTGCGAAGAATCCGCTCTACATCGCCATCTGCTTCGTGCTGCCGGTGCTGTGCTTCATTATGAAGGAACCGTTCTCCAATGCGGTGGAGCACAGAACTGTGAAACCGAAGGAAGGATGGGGCGGTTATGTGACGCAGTCAATCTTCGAGATGATCGAGATTCTGCTGTCGTTTGTGACCAACTCGATGTCGTACCTGCGTGTCGGCGGCTTTGTTCTGTCGCATGCCGGCATGATGCTCGTGGTAATGACCCTGGTGAAGATGACCGGCGGCGCGGGACCGGTAGTGCTGATCATCGGCAACGCGTTCGTCATGATTCTCGAGGGACTGATCGTTGGAATTCAGACGCTTCGTCTGGAATACTATGAAATGTTCAGCCGCTACTATACCGGCGGCGGTGTCCGCTTCAAGGCTCTGCAGGCTGACTGA
- a CDS encoding ParB/RepB/Spo0J family partition protein, whose product MAKEKKTGLGRGLDSIFGSNVEQFLDDIQNNSTEVPGRKEVELPVKEIRPNPYQPRKEFDPKALNELADSIRLHGIFTPLLVRKSVQGYELIAGERRLRAAKIAGLEKVPCISVEFTDEEMMEISILENVQREDLNPIEEAAAYESLIQRLGYTQEKLAERVGKSREYCANMLRLLKLPQPVQEMVTNKKLTMGHVRPLLSLKDEDQMLDAAEYIAAHHMSVREVEQYVKTLNGQDSQPKPKKKEEEKDPLVRDIELRMSRKLGTEVKVSKKAISIAYNDTDDLNRILEALNMLEESAE is encoded by the coding sequence ATGGCAAAAGAAAAGAAAACCGGTCTCGGCCGCGGCCTTGACAGTATCTTCGGCTCCAATGTGGAACAGTTTCTGGATGATATTCAGAACAATTCGACGGAGGTACCCGGTCGCAAGGAAGTGGAACTTCCGGTGAAGGAAATCCGGCCCAACCCCTACCAGCCGCGGAAGGAATTTGATCCGAAGGCTTTGAACGAGCTGGCAGATTCCATTCGTCTTCATGGTATTTTTACGCCGCTGCTTGTTCGCAAGAGTGTTCAGGGCTATGAGCTGATTGCCGGTGAGCGCAGACTGCGGGCGGCGAAGATCGCGGGTCTGGAGAAGGTGCCGTGCATCAGCGTTGAGTTTACGGATGAGGAGATGATGGAAATCTCCATTCTGGAAAACGTGCAGCGTGAGGACCTGAATCCGATTGAAGAGGCGGCCGCCTATGAGTCGCTGATTCAGCGGCTTGGCTATACGCAGGAGAAGCTGGCGGAGCGGGTTGGCAAGAGCCGTGAGTACTGCGCAAATATGCTGCGGCTGCTGAAGCTGCCCCAGCCGGTTCAGGAAATGGTCACCAACAAGAAGCTGACCATGGGGCATGTGCGTCCGCTGCTGTCGCTGAAGGATGAGGATCAGATGCTGGATGCGGCGGAGTATATTGCGGCGCATCATATGAGCGTGCGGGAAGTGGAGCAGTATGTAAAGACGCTCAACGGTCAGGACAGCCAGCCGAAGCCGAAGAAAAAAGAAGAGGAGAAAGATCCTCTGGTGAGGGATATTGAGCTGCGCATGAGCCGCAAGCTCGGGACGGAAGTGAAGGTTTCGAAGAAAGCAATCTCGATTGCCTACAACGATACCGATGATCTGAACCGTATCCTTGAGGCACTCAACATGCTGGAAGAAAGTGCTGAGTAA
- a CDS encoding ATP synthase subunit C has product MLTLKEMILPLIAVVLIVGPIALIFSGKVSAKNARTKMIAQISIFAGVFAVMMIFQLHQFTVFAEDGAVVDTSKSMGFLAAALAVAASSLGAAWAVAKAAPAALGAISENPDNFGKAIIFVALGEGIAIYGLLISILILNNL; this is encoded by the coding sequence ATGCTTACATTAAAAGAAATGATTCTGCCGCTTATTGCTGTTGTACTGATTGTTGGACCGATTGCCCTGATCTTCAGTGGCAAGGTTTCCGCCAAGAATGCCAGGACCAAGATGATTGCTCAGATTTCCATCTTTGCCGGCGTCTTCGCTGTCATGATGATTTTCCAGCTTCATCAGTTCACGGTCTTCGCTGAAGACGGTGCTGTAGTTGATACTTCCAAGTCCATGGGCTTCCTGGCCGCTGCTCTTGCGGTCGCAGCTTCTTCGCTTGGTGCGGCATGGGCAGTAGCGAAGGCTGCTCCGGCTGCGCTGGGTGCCATTTCCGAGAATCCGGACAACTTTGGTAAGGCGATCATCTTCGTCGCTCTTGGTGAAGGTATTGCCATTTACGGTCTGCTGATTTCCATTCTGATTCTGAACAACCTCTGA
- a CDS encoding ParB/RepB/Spo0J family partition protein, whose protein sequence is MARFTSLLEKTLVGKVMELPLDRIVPSPYQPRQNFDEDSLEELKESIRANGLITPITVRQVDGRYEIIAGERRYRACRALGMEKMPCYILSPDEAEAAQMALVENIQRENLSAVEEAQAYVQIMRQAHLSQEQLAAQIGRSQSSVANKIRLLSLPEEVQDGIREQKVTERHARALLKLPENEQKKAYEEVVKCGYTVRETEAYVDQMISREAQPPKTHKRQKTKGFARNIQIGINSIAQCVKMIQKMGMNPTMETEDAPDQVTVVIRFPKQ, encoded by the coding sequence ATGGCACGCTTTACATCACTGCTGGAAAAAACACTGGTAGGAAAGGTTATGGAGCTTCCTTTGGACAGGATCGTTCCTTCTCCTTATCAGCCGCGGCAGAACTTTGACGAAGATTCGCTGGAGGAACTGAAAGAATCCATCCGCGCCAACGGTCTGATTACGCCGATTACAGTGCGTCAGGTCGACGGGAGGTATGAGATCATTGCCGGTGAGCGGCGCTATCGGGCATGCAGGGCACTGGGCATGGAAAAGATGCCGTGCTACATCCTGTCGCCCGATGAGGCGGAAGCTGCGCAGATGGCACTGGTTGAAAACATTCAGAGAGAAAATCTCAGCGCCGTTGAAGAGGCGCAGGCCTATGTGCAGATCATGCGTCAGGCTCATCTGAGTCAGGAACAGCTGGCGGCTCAGATCGGCCGCTCCCAGTCCTCGGTTGCCAACAAGATCCGTCTTCTGTCACTTCCTGAAGAAGTGCAGGATGGTATCAGGGAACAGAAGGTTACGGAGCGCCATGCCCGTGCACTGCTGAAGCTGCCGGAAAACGAGCAGAAGAAGGCCTATGAAGAAGTCGTTAAATGTGGCTATACGGTTCGGGAAACCGAGGCGTATGTGGACCAGATGATTAGCAGAGAAGCACAGCCGCCGAAGACGCATAAGCGTCAGAAGACGAAGGGCTTTGCGCGCAATATTCAGATCGGCATCAATTCAATTGCGCAGTGTGTAAAGATGATTCAGAAGATGGGAATGAATCCCACAATGGAAACCGAAGACGCTCCGGACCAGGTGACGGTCGTGATCCGCTTTCCAAAACAATAA
- the rsmG gene encoding 16S rRNA (guanine(527)-N(7))-methyltransferase RsmG produces the protein MEIKELAEYSPVPLSEQMLVQLERDCELLLEWNEKINLTALRTRDDIYEKHFLDCLLPIALIGQNASVIDVGSGAGFPGVVFAIARPDLRVTLLEPIGKRVRYLQQLVSELKLNNVTVIQGRAEDVVKTERETFDVAVARAVAGLPVLSELCAPFIRVGGMFLAMKGPQGSEEVKAAEHAFKVLGLNAAEIHAAALPGGEIRNNISAMKVSHTPAQYPRNYGQIKKKPL, from the coding sequence ATGGAAATCAAGGAACTTGCAGAGTACAGTCCCGTCCCCCTGAGCGAACAGATGCTTGTACAGCTCGAAAGGGATTGTGAACTGTTACTGGAATGGAATGAAAAGATCAATCTCACGGCTCTCAGGACGCGGGATGATATCTATGAGAAGCACTTTCTGGACTGTTTACTGCCGATCGCGCTGATTGGACAAAACGCTTCGGTGATCGATGTAGGCAGCGGCGCCGGCTTTCCGGGTGTCGTATTTGCGATCGCACGGCCGGATCTCAGAGTGACGCTGCTGGAGCCGATCGGCAAGCGCGTGCGCTATCTGCAGCAGCTGGTCAGTGAGCTGAAGCTGAACAACGTTACGGTGATTCAGGGAAGAGCGGAAGACGTGGTGAAAACGGAGCGGGAAACATTCGATGTCGCTGTCGCAAGAGCTGTCGCCGGCCTTCCGGTATTGAGTGAACTGTGCGCCCCCTTCATCAGAGTTGGAGGAATGTTCCTGGCGATGAAGGGTCCGCAGGGAAGCGAAGAAGTAAAAGCTGCGGAACATGCCTTCAAGGTACTGGGACTGAATGCGGCAGAGATTCACGCCGCAGCGCTGCCGGGTGGCGAAATACGCAACAACATTTCGGCTATGAAAGTGTCGCATACGCCGGCGCAGTATCCTCGCAATTATGGACAGATCAAGAAAAAGCCATTGTAA
- a CDS encoding V-type ATP synthase subunit A, producing MSDVIYSINGPVVTVRNTTSFSMREMVYVGTKQLLGEVIRINDQVTTIQVYESTTGLMPGEAVTGTGSLLNATLGPGMLRNIYDGIERPLEKIHEQQGAFISEGKSVPSLDEEKKRDVHILLKAGDKVSGGEIFATCRETPVIEHRSMIPVRVSGTVVSAVPDGAYTVTDVLLKVRNEETGEEIPVTLAQKWPVRVPRPIRAREPLSIPLITGQRVLDTMFPIAKGGSAAIPGGFGAGKTMLQHSIAKFCDADIIIYVGCGERGNEMTQVLEEFSDLKDPKTGNSLLDRTVLIANTSNMPVAAREASIYTGVTIAEYYRDMGYHVALMADSTSRWAEALREISGRLEEMPAEEGFPAYLPSRIAQFYERAGYVDTLSGTKGSVTLIGAVSPQGGDFSEPVTQNTRRFVRCFWALDKSLAYARHYPAVNWNESSSDYADDLAHYYGQNVARDFMSLRAEMREILHEEDTLMEVVKLIGSDVLPEDQKLTLEIARVVRVGYLQQNAFHPDDASVPLAKQYKMLKVISYLRRACQDKVAKKIPVSLIVKTGIFETVIKMKYDVPNNNIALLDSYDAKIDEALSSIL from the coding sequence ATGAGCGATGTCATCTACTCCATCAACGGACCGGTTGTAACGGTCCGTAACACCACTTCCTTCTCGATGCGGGAAATGGTATATGTCGGTACGAAGCAGCTGCTTGGCGAAGTGATCCGGATCAATGATCAGGTTACGACGATTCAGGTCTATGAGTCGACGACAGGACTGATGCCGGGCGAAGCCGTTACAGGCACTGGTTCCCTGCTCAATGCGACGCTTGGACCGGGCATGCTCAGGAATATCTATGACGGTATTGAGCGGCCGCTGGAAAAGATTCATGAGCAGCAGGGTGCCTTCATTTCCGAAGGAAAGTCGGTACCTTCGCTGGATGAAGAGAAGAAGCGGGATGTTCACATTCTGCTGAAGGCCGGAGACAAGGTCAGCGGCGGCGAAATCTTTGCCACCTGCAGAGAGACACCGGTCATTGAGCATCGTTCCATGATTCCGGTCCGTGTCAGCGGGACGGTTGTTTCTGCGGTGCCTGATGGCGCTTATACGGTTACGGATGTTCTTCTGAAGGTCAGAAACGAGGAGACCGGGGAAGAGATTCCGGTGACGCTTGCTCAGAAGTGGCCGGTCCGTGTGCCCCGTCCGATCAGGGCGCGGGAGCCGCTTTCGATTCCGTTAATTACGGGGCAGCGTGTTCTGGATACGATGTTCCCGATTGCCAAGGGCGGTTCGGCTGCGATTCCTGGCGGATTCGGAGCCGGCAAGACAATGCTGCAGCATTCGATCGCAAAGTTCTGTGATGCGGACATCATCATCTACGTCGGCTGCGGTGAGCGCGGCAACGAGATGACGCAGGTTCTCGAAGAGTTCAGTGACCTGAAGGATCCTAAGACGGGCAACTCCCTCCTGGATCGTACGGTGCTGATTGCCAATACATCCAACATGCCGGTGGCTGCCCGTGAAGCATCCATCTATACCGGCGTAACGATTGCTGAATACTATCGTGACATGGGCTACCATGTTGCGCTGATGGCGGACTCTACTTCCCGCTGGGCTGAAGCCCTGCGTGAAATCTCGGGACGTCTGGAAGAGATGCCGGCAGAAGAAGGCTTCCCGGCCTATCTGCCTTCCCGTATCGCACAGTTCTATGAGCGTGCGGGCTATGTAGACACACTGTCCGGGACGAAGGGCAGTGTCACTCTGATCGGTGCCGTATCGCCGCAGGGCGGTGACTTCTCGGAGCCGGTGACGCAGAATACGCGGCGTTTTGTGCGGTGCTTCTGGGCGCTGGACAAGTCGCTTGCCTATGCGCGTCATTATCCGGCCGTCAACTGGAATGAAAGCTCCTCGGACTATGCGGATGATCTTGCCCACTACTATGGACAGAACGTGGCGCGTGACTTTATGAGTCTAAGGGCGGAGATGCGCGAAATTCTGCATGAGGAAGATACGCTGATGGAAGTCGTGAAGCTGATCGGCTCCGACGTGCTTCCGGAGGATCAGAAGCTGACGCTTGAGATCGCGCGGGTTGTACGTGTCGGCTACCTGCAGCAGAATGCGTTCCATCCGGATGATGCGTCGGTTCCTCTGGCGAAACAGTACAAGATGCTCAAGGTGATTTCGTATCTCAGAAGAGCGTGCCAGGACAAGGTTGCGAAGAAGATTCCGGTGTCTCTGATTGTCAAGACCGGCATCTTTGAGACAGTCATCAAAATGAAATACGATGTTCCGAATAACAATATTGCGCTTCTCGATTCGTATGATGCGAAGATCGATGAGGCACTGAGTTCGATTCTGTAA
- a CDS encoding type II toxin-antitoxin system YafQ family toxin — protein sequence MLNLVVTNQFKRDLKRIRKQGKDLSMLQNILQMLVEEKDLDAKYCDHALTGNYIGFRECHIQPDWLLIYMINHQELILTASRTGSHSDLF from the coding sequence ATGCTTAATCTCGTCGTAACGAATCAATTTAAGAGAGATCTGAAACGCATACGAAAACAAGGAAAAGATCTGAGCATGCTGCAGAATATACTGCAGATGCTGGTAGAAGAGAAAGATCTTGATGCCAAATACTGTGACCATGCATTAACAGGTAATTACATCGGCTTCCGTGAATGTCATATACAGCCTGACTGGCTTCTTATTTACATGATTAATCACCAGGAGCTCATACTTACCGCTTCCAGGACCGGAAGCCACTCCGATCTGTTTTAA
- a CDS encoding type II toxin-antitoxin system RelB/DinJ family antitoxin, which translates to MSKTANINVRIDPEFKTEVEDLYSSFGMSVTEAINIFLHMSVMEGGLPFEVRQPRFNAETESAMKEARAIANGTISAKKYSSAKEMINDILAED; encoded by the coding sequence ATGTCTAAAACAGCTAACATTAATGTTCGAATTGATCCTGAATTTAAGACAGAAGTCGAGGATCTTTACAGCAGCTTTGGAATGTCTGTTACCGAAGCTATCAATATCTTTCTTCATATGTCCGTTATGGAAGGCGGCCTTCCTTTCGAAGTCCGCCAGCCAAGATTCAATGCGGAGACGGAATCCGCAATGAAAGAAGCCCGTGCCATCGCAAACGGCACCATCTCAGCAAAGAAATACTCCTCTGCCAAAGAAATGATCAATGATATCCTGGCGGAGGACTAA
- a CDS encoding V-type ATP synthase subunit B yields the protein MSLKYLGLDRIEGSLVALDHVTGVSNEEMVELTLEDGSVRTGRVTMIEGEKAVIQVFQGTDGLSLTNTKTRLLGHPMELGLSKEILGRTFNGIGEPIDGMGPVYASKFADVNGRPLNPVSREYPRNYIQTGISAIDGLNTLIRGQKLPIFSGSGLPHDQLAVQIVRQAKLTGEDAGNFCIVFGTMGVKNDVADMFRRSFEETGVMEKVAMYVNLSDDPIVERILTPRCALTAAEYLAYECGMNVLVILTDMTAYCEAVREFSSSNGEIPSRKGFPGYLYSDLASLYERAGIVKGGKGSVTQLPILTMPNDDITHPVPDLTGYITEGQIVLDRDLFMNGIEPPIGVLSSLSRLMKDGIGEGYTRKDHQDVANQLFACYAKVQDARSLASVIGEDELSEMDQQYMKFGRRFEQIFVGQGFHTNRSMQETLNLGWALLSTLPEAALDRLDPQLIKEYYHPEHAEETIQLVLQGERK from the coding sequence ATGAGCTTGAAATATCTTGGACTCGATCGGATCGAGGGCTCACTCGTCGCCCTGGATCATGTGACAGGTGTTTCCAATGAGGAAATGGTTGAGCTGACTCTGGAAGACGGGTCCGTCAGGACCGGAAGAGTCACGATGATTGAAGGTGAGAAGGCCGTGATCCAGGTGTTCCAGGGTACGGACGGACTCTCTTTGACCAATACCAAGACGCGGCTGCTTGGTCATCCGATGGAACTGGGGCTGTCGAAGGAAATCCTGGGCCGTACATTCAACGGCATCGGGGAGCCGATCGACGGTATGGGCCCTGTCTATGCAAGCAAGTTTGCGGATGTCAACGGGCGTCCGCTCAACCCGGTATCGAGAGAATATCCGCGCAACTACATTCAGACGGGCATCTCTGCGATCGATGGTCTGAATACGCTGATCCGTGGACAGAAGCTGCCGATCTTTTCGGGATCCGGTCTGCCACATGATCAGCTGGCGGTGCAGATTGTGCGTCAGGCAAAGCTGACCGGTGAAGATGCGGGAAATTTCTGCATCGTCTTCGGTACGATGGGCGTGAAGAACGATGTTGCGGACATGTTCCGGCGCTCTTTTGAGGAAACCGGCGTCATGGAGAAGGTTGCAATGTATGTCAACCTTTCGGATGATCCGATCGTTGAGCGTATTCTGACGCCGCGCTGCGCATTGACGGCTGCTGAATATCTTGCCTATGAATGCGGCATGAACGTGCTTGTGATTCTGACGGATATGACGGCGTACTGCGAAGCGGTGCGTGAGTTCTCTTCGTCCAATGGTGAGATTCCTTCCCGTAAAGGGTTTCCGGGCTATCTGTATTCGGATCTGGCTTCGCTGTATGAGCGGGCCGGTATTGTGAAGGGCGGCAAGGGTTCGGTTACGCAGCTGCCGATTCTGACGATGCCGAATGATGATATTACGCATCCGGTTCCGGACCTGACGGGCTATATTACGGAAGGCCAGATTGTTCTGGATCGTGATCTTTTCATGAACGGGATTGAGCCTCCGATCGGTGTGCTGTCCTCTCTTTCGCGTCTGATGAAGGACGGTATCGGTGAAGGCTATACGCGCAAGGATCATCAGGATGTTGCCAACCAGCTGTTCGCCTGCTATGCAAAGGTGCAGGATGCGCGTTCGCTGGCATCGGTTATCGGTGAGGATGAGCTGTCTGAGATGGATCAGCAGTACATGAAGTTCGGTCGGCGCTTTGAGCAGATCTTTGTCGGTCAGGGCTTCCATACGAACCGTTCGATGCAGGAGACGCTGAACCTTGGGTGGGCGTTACTTTCGACGCTGCCGGAGGCGGCTCTGGATCGTCTGGATCCGCAGCTGATCAAGGAGTACTATCATCCGGAACATGCGGAGGAAACGATTCAGCTTGTTCTGCAGGGAGAGCGTAAATGA